The following nucleotide sequence is from Neokomagataea tanensis.
TCACCGTGAAGTGGCTTGAGCAGGGTTACGGCAGGCCATTCGCGTTGGTCATGAATGATTTCAGCTTGGTCGGCTTTTTCATGCTTCCGAAAGCGGTGGAGCAGGATGGCGCCAATCAGTGCCTGCGCGTTGCCAGCGAAGGAAACTGCTGAACAAAACGCGGCAGCGAAGAAGGAGGGAGATAACACAGCCTAATCTTGGGAAGGCTGTGTCAGGATATTAGGAAGCACGATTGAATACCCGCCTAGTCGCGCAGGAAACGCGCGGTTTTGCTGTCGAGCAGGTCAGCTAGTGCGCTGGCCCCACCTTTGGCGAGCGCAGAGCTGAAATCGGCGCGTTGAGCGGCGACTTGGCTTATATGCGCGTTGAGCAGTACGTCCGTCGCCCGCCAGCCCGTGGCACCTTGAGTCATGACATAGTTGATCGGGGTTGGCGCGTCTGAGCCCCCGCCGATGGTTGTGTCCACGATTTGGCCGCCGGACGGATTGGGACGGGTCTGCGGTAAAAGCGTGAAGACAGCACCTGTGCCGGGCTTAAAGGAGGAAGCATAGCGCGCGACTGTAAACTGGCGGAAGGATGCCACTAGTCGTGCCTTGTCCGCGCTTGAAAGGCCGTCATAGCGATAGCCGACTGAGCGGCGCAGAATGGCTTCCAAATCAAAGGCTTTATC
It contains:
- a CDS encoding ABC transporter substrate-binding protein, with the translated sequence MAHELLQNAPLRTKALSMIPSISSRFPRFLLSTALAIGTLATLGSAPEASAQVAAAATPSAPAAENASAPIRELYNALRSAQTTGSTAQKRVAILSPAVDKAFDLEAILRRSVGYRYDGLSSADKARLVASFRQFTVARYASSFKPGTGAVFTLLPQTRPNPSGGQIVDTTIGGGSDAPTPINYVMTQGATGWRATDVLLNAHISQVAAQRADFSSALAKGGASALADLLDSKTARFLRD